From a single Brassica napus cultivar Da-Ae chromosome C9, Da-Ae, whole genome shotgun sequence genomic region:
- the LOC106382205 gene encoding pentatricopeptide repeat-containing protein At5g61400 isoform X1: MLKLLHRPSTHIHKLQSFTFRSFSQPQSPSKSPPLFPSFSSSLASAILKCRSAEEALKLFYTSNSNDFRSHSALIHVLTGARRYTHARCLIKCLIETLKRRPYRVFNALEDVQSSKFSNGVFSLLIMEFVEMGLFEEALWVSREMRTSPDSKACLTVLNGLVRRRRFDSVWADYESMVSRGLVPDVYVYSVLFQCCFKQGLSSKLKTLLDEIKSKGIKPNVYIYTIYIRDLWRESKMDEAGKVFDLMKKKQHGVPNLFTYSAMIGGYCKAGKLRQAYTLYKEIVVAELLPNVVIFGALVDGFCKANELVAARSLLVHMVKFGVDPNLHVYNCLIHGECRSGSLSEAMGLCSEMERLRLWPDVFTYTILINGLCSKDQLTEGDRLFQKMKSERIFPSSVTYNSLIHGYCREYNMEKALELCSEMTANGVEPDVVTFSTLIDGYCKLRNMKDAMGLYSEMSIKGIVPDVVTYTALIDGQFKEANVKEALKLYSDMLEAGVHPNEHTFACLVDGFWKEGRVSDAIDFYLENNQACWNHVGFTCLIQGLCQNGYVLRATRLFSDMRSGGITPDLPSYVSMLKGHLQEKRVIDTMMLHCDMIKTGVLPNLVVNQFLAMLYQENGYLRSACFLSNSESFRNYQLVCNNHTKTVTSCSVHYHANC, translated from the exons ATGTTGAAGCTTCTTCATAGACCATCAACTCACATCCACAAGCTCCAATCTTTCACCTTCAGATCGTTCTCTCAACCTCAATCTCCCTCAAAGTCACCACCTTTATTCCCTTCTTTTTCTTCGAGTCTAGCCTCAGCAATACTAAAATGCAGATCCGCGGAAGAAGCCCTCAAACTCTTCTACACATCGAACTCCAACGATTTCCGATCTCACTCCGCATTAATCCACGTCCTAACCGGAGCTCGGAGGTACACGCACGCAAGGTGTTTGATAAAATGCCTCATAGAAACTCTCAAGCGTCGCCCTTACAGAGTTTTCAACGCGCTCGAGGATGTTCAGAGCTCGAAGTTTAGTAACGGTGTGTTTAGTCTGCTGATTATGGAGTTTGTGGAGATGGGTTTGTTCGAAGAAGCTCTTTGGGTGAGCCGTGAGATGAGAACTTCTCCTGATTCTAAAGCTTGTCTCACGGTTTTGAATGGGTTGGTTAGAAGGAGAAGGTTTGATTCTGTCTGGGCTGATTATGAGTCTATGGTCTCTCGTGGGTTGGTTCCTGATGTGTACGTTTACTCTGTTTTGTTCCAATGCTGTTTCAAGCAAGGCTTGTCCTCCAAGTTAAAGACGCTTCTTGATGAAATCAAATCTAAAGGGATCAAGCCGAATGtttatatctatactatatatatcCGTGATCTGTGGAGGGAGAGTAAGATGGATGAAGCGGGGAAAGTGTTTgacttgatgaagaagaagcaacaTGGTGTTCCAAACTTGTTTACTTACAGTGCAATGATTGGTGGATACTGTAAAGCTGGTAAGTTAAGACAGGCTTACACACTGTATAAGGAGATTGTGGTTGCTGAGTTGCTGCCAAACGTTGTTATCTTCGGCGCATTGGTCGATGGTTTCTGCAAAGCTAACGAATTGGTAGCTGCGAGGAGTCTGTTAGTGCATATGGTGAAGTTTGGGGTTGATCCTAATTTGCACGTTTATAACTGTTTGATTCATGGGGAGTGTAGATCAGGGAGCTTGTCAGAAGCAATGGGGTTGTGTTCTGAGATGGAAAGGTTGCGTCTTTGGCCTGATGTGTTTACTTATACTATACTCATCAACGGGCTATGTAGTAAAGATCAGTTAACAGAAGGAGATAGATTGTTTCAGAAGATGAAGAGTGAGAGGATCTTTCCTAGCTCTGTGACTTACAACTCGCTGATTCATGGGTATTGTAGAGAGTACAATATGGAGAAGGCCTTGGAGTTGTGCTCAGAGATGACAGCAAATGGTGTAGAGCCGGACGTCGTAACGTTTTCTACTTTGATCGATGGTTACTGCAAGTTGAGAAACATGAAAGATGCAATGGGTTTGTACTCGGAGATGAGCATCAAAGGAATAGTTCCTGATGTTGTGACGTACACAGCTTTGATAGATGGGCAGTTCAAAGAGGCTAACGTGAAGGAAGCGCTAAAGCTGTACAGTGATATGTTGGAGGCTGGAGTCCACCCTAATGAGCACACGTTTGCTTGCCTGGTTGATGGTTTCTGGAAAGAAGGGAGAGTCTCTGATGCCATCGATTTTTATCTGGAAAACAATCAAGCATGCTGGAATCATGTGGGGTTTACATGTTTGATTCAAGGGTTATGTCAGAACGGCTACGTTCTTAGAGCTACCAGGTTGTTCTCAGACATGAGATCTGGTGGGATAACACCGGACTTACCGAGTTATGTATCAATGCTAAAAGGTCATCTTCAAGAAAAGCGTGTTATTGACACAATGATGTTGCACTGTGACATGATCAAAACTGGAGTCTTGCCAAACCTTGTGGTGAATCAGTTCCTAGCCATGCTTTACCAAGAGAATGGATATCTAAGATCAGCTTGTTTCTTGAGCAACTCTGAATCCTTTAGGAACTATCAGCTAGTTTGCAA TAACCACACAAAGACAGTCACTTCTTGCTCTGTCCACTACCATGCAAATTGCTGA
- the LOC106382205 gene encoding pentatricopeptide repeat-containing protein At5g61400 isoform X2: MLKLLHRPSTHIHKLQSFTFRSFSQPQSPSKSPPLFPSFSSSLASAILKCRSAEEALKLFYTSNSNDFRSHSALIHVLTGARRYTHARCLIKCLIETLKRRPYRVFNALEDVQSSKFSNGVFSLLIMEFVEMGLFEEALWVSREMRTSPDSKACLTVLNGLVRRRRFDSVWADYESMVSRGLVPDVYVYSVLFQCCFKQGLSSKLKTLLDEIKSKGIKPNVYIYTIYIRDLWRESKMDEAGKVFDLMKKKQHGVPNLFTYSAMIGGYCKAGKLRQAYTLYKEIVVAELLPNVVIFGALVDGFCKANELVAARSLLVHMVKFGVDPNLHVYNCLIHGECRSGSLSEAMGLCSEMERLRLWPDVFTYTILINGLCSKDQLTEGDRLFQKMKSERIFPSSVTYNSLIHGYCREYNMEKALELCSEMTANGVEPDVVTFSTLIDGYCKLRNMKDAMGLYSEMSIKGIVPDVVTYTALIDGQFKEANVKEALKLYSDMLEAGVHPNEHTFACLVDGFWKEGRVSDAIDFYLENNQACWNHVGFTCLIQGLCQNGYVLRATRLFSDMRSGGITPDLPSYVSMLKGHLQEKRVIDTMMLHCDMIKTGVLPNLVVNQFLAMLYQENGYLRSACFLSNSESFRNYQLVCKRWMIHACSNHTKTVTSCSVHYHANC, encoded by the exons ATGTTGAAGCTTCTTCATAGACCATCAACTCACATCCACAAGCTCCAATCTTTCACCTTCAGATCGTTCTCTCAACCTCAATCTCCCTCAAAGTCACCACCTTTATTCCCTTCTTTTTCTTCGAGTCTAGCCTCAGCAATACTAAAATGCAGATCCGCGGAAGAAGCCCTCAAACTCTTCTACACATCGAACTCCAACGATTTCCGATCTCACTCCGCATTAATCCACGTCCTAACCGGAGCTCGGAGGTACACGCACGCAAGGTGTTTGATAAAATGCCTCATAGAAACTCTCAAGCGTCGCCCTTACAGAGTTTTCAACGCGCTCGAGGATGTTCAGAGCTCGAAGTTTAGTAACGGTGTGTTTAGTCTGCTGATTATGGAGTTTGTGGAGATGGGTTTGTTCGAAGAAGCTCTTTGGGTGAGCCGTGAGATGAGAACTTCTCCTGATTCTAAAGCTTGTCTCACGGTTTTGAATGGGTTGGTTAGAAGGAGAAGGTTTGATTCTGTCTGGGCTGATTATGAGTCTATGGTCTCTCGTGGGTTGGTTCCTGATGTGTACGTTTACTCTGTTTTGTTCCAATGCTGTTTCAAGCAAGGCTTGTCCTCCAAGTTAAAGACGCTTCTTGATGAAATCAAATCTAAAGGGATCAAGCCGAATGtttatatctatactatatatatcCGTGATCTGTGGAGGGAGAGTAAGATGGATGAAGCGGGGAAAGTGTTTgacttgatgaagaagaagcaacaTGGTGTTCCAAACTTGTTTACTTACAGTGCAATGATTGGTGGATACTGTAAAGCTGGTAAGTTAAGACAGGCTTACACACTGTATAAGGAGATTGTGGTTGCTGAGTTGCTGCCAAACGTTGTTATCTTCGGCGCATTGGTCGATGGTTTCTGCAAAGCTAACGAATTGGTAGCTGCGAGGAGTCTGTTAGTGCATATGGTGAAGTTTGGGGTTGATCCTAATTTGCACGTTTATAACTGTTTGATTCATGGGGAGTGTAGATCAGGGAGCTTGTCAGAAGCAATGGGGTTGTGTTCTGAGATGGAAAGGTTGCGTCTTTGGCCTGATGTGTTTACTTATACTATACTCATCAACGGGCTATGTAGTAAAGATCAGTTAACAGAAGGAGATAGATTGTTTCAGAAGATGAAGAGTGAGAGGATCTTTCCTAGCTCTGTGACTTACAACTCGCTGATTCATGGGTATTGTAGAGAGTACAATATGGAGAAGGCCTTGGAGTTGTGCTCAGAGATGACAGCAAATGGTGTAGAGCCGGACGTCGTAACGTTTTCTACTTTGATCGATGGTTACTGCAAGTTGAGAAACATGAAAGATGCAATGGGTTTGTACTCGGAGATGAGCATCAAAGGAATAGTTCCTGATGTTGTGACGTACACAGCTTTGATAGATGGGCAGTTCAAAGAGGCTAACGTGAAGGAAGCGCTAAAGCTGTACAGTGATATGTTGGAGGCTGGAGTCCACCCTAATGAGCACACGTTTGCTTGCCTGGTTGATGGTTTCTGGAAAGAAGGGAGAGTCTCTGATGCCATCGATTTTTATCTGGAAAACAATCAAGCATGCTGGAATCATGTGGGGTTTACATGTTTGATTCAAGGGTTATGTCAGAACGGCTACGTTCTTAGAGCTACCAGGTTGTTCTCAGACATGAGATCTGGTGGGATAACACCGGACTTACCGAGTTATGTATCAATGCTAAAAGGTCATCTTCAAGAAAAGCGTGTTATTGACACAATGATGTTGCACTGTGACATGATCAAAACTGGAGTCTTGCCAAACCTTGTGGTGAATCAGTTCCTAGCCATGCTTTACCAAGAGAATGGATATCTAAGATCAGCTTGTTTCTTGAGCAACTCTGAATCCTTTAGGAACTATCAGCTAGTTTGCAA AAGATGGATGATTCATGCTTGTAGTAACCACACAAAGACAGTCACTTCTTGCTCTGTCCACTACCATGCAAATTGCTGA